One window of the Candidatus Chryseobacterium colombiense genome contains the following:
- a CDS encoding pirin family protein: MATKKVEMIAAPKPAHFVGDGFRVHNFIPGVSGMDMKRMDPFIMLDYNSKFHFNGTERPRGVGVHPHRGFETVTIAYQGKVQHHDSAGGGGIIGEGDVQWMTAAKGVLHKEYHETEWAKEGGIFQMVQLWVNLPATDKMSDPKYQSIKNSDMKKVDLGENGFVEIIAGTYQDQQGPATTFSPVHMMNAKLKKGGKATFDFPANFNTAALVIEGSIVINNEDKATTDHLALFKNEGESFTIEAAEDAVVLIISGQPLNEPIYPHGPFVMNSREEIIQAFEDYNLGKFGYLAD, translated from the coding sequence ATGGCAACTAAAAAGGTAGAAATGATAGCAGCTCCGAAGCCAGCCCATTTTGTGGGTGACGGTTTCAGAGTTCATAATTTCATTCCCGGAGTCAGCGGAATGGATATGAAAAGAATGGATCCTTTCATTATGCTTGATTACAATTCCAAATTTCATTTCAACGGAACTGAAAGACCAAGAGGTGTAGGAGTGCATCCTCACAGAGGTTTTGAAACTGTAACTATAGCATATCAGGGAAAAGTACAGCACCATGACAGCGCAGGAGGTGGAGGAATTATCGGCGAAGGAGATGTACAATGGATGACCGCTGCAAAAGGTGTTCTTCACAAAGAATATCATGAGACAGAATGGGCAAAAGAAGGAGGAATTTTCCAGATGGTTCAGCTTTGGGTTAATCTTCCGGCAACGGATAAAATGAGCGATCCAAAATATCAGTCCATTAAAAACTCTGATATGAAAAAAGTGGATCTGGGCGAAAACGGATTTGTAGAAATTATTGCCGGAACCTATCAGGATCAGCAAGGTCCTGCAACCACCTTCAGTCCGGTACATATGATGAATGCCAAACTGAAAAAAGGAGGAAAAGCAACCTTTGACTTTCCGGCAAATTTTAATACGGCAGCTTTAGTCATTGAAGGAAGTATTGTGATAAATAATGAAGATAAAGCAACCACAGATCATTTGGCTTTATTTAAAAATGAAGGCGAAAGTTTTACCATTGAAGCAGCCGAAGATGCTGTTGTTTTAATCATCAGCGGACAGCCGCTGAATGAGCCTATTTATCCTCATGGCCCTTTTGTCATGAATTCCAGAGAAGAAATCATACAGGCT